From the genome of Vicia villosa cultivar HV-30 ecotype Madison, WI linkage group LG2, Vvil1.0, whole genome shotgun sequence, one region includes:
- the LOC131653649 gene encoding lanC-like protein GCR2 yields MADRFFPNDLPPFMAETTHEDEIPSDTPTPHSLTSLLSLPYQSLASKLQAAALHLKQSVVSETWGSSGNRVKDYTLYTGVLGTAYLVFKAYEVTKNLDDLNLCLKIVKACDSASVNSSRVTFICGRAGVCALGAVIAKHAGDKRLLEYYLRQFKEIELPHDLPYEVLYGRAGYLWACSFLNKHIGKDTIQTTHMRPIVEEVITAGRQLAQKGRCPLIYEWHGKKYWGAAHGLAGIMNVLMDMELKPDEAEDVKGTLRYMIKNRFLSGNYPSSEGNESDRLVHWCHGAPGVTLTLVKAAEVFGDKEFSQAAEDAGEVVWKRGLLKRVGICHGISGNTYVFLSLYRLTGNKEYLYKAKGFSCFLLDRAQKLIAEGKMHGGDRPYSLFEGLGGMAYTFLDMIDPQVARFPGYEL; encoded by the exons ATGGCTGATCGCTTCTTTCCGAATGATTTGCCACCATTCATGGCAGAGACCACACATGAAGATGAAATTCCTTCCGATACACCAACACCACACTCACTCACCTCACTCCTTTCTCTACCTTACCAATCCCTCGCCTCAAAACTCCAAGCTGCAGCACTTCATTTGAAACAATCG GTGGTGAGTGAGACATGGGGTTCGAGTGGGAACCGTGTCAAGGACTATACTCTTTACACTGGGGTTCTTGGAACAGCATACCTGGTTTTCAAGGCTTATGAAGTAACCAAGAACTTGGACGATCTTAACTTGTGCTTGAAGATTGTTAAAGCTTGTGATTCTGCTTCAGTGAATTCAAG CCGCGTGACGTTCATTTGTGGGCGTGCTGGTGTTTGTGCTCTTGGTGCAGTCATAGCTAAGCATGCTGGTGATAAAAGATTACTTGAGTATTACCTCAGACAATTCAAAGAG ATTGAGCTTCCCCATGATTTGCCCTATGAAGTGCTGTATGGAAGAGCTGGTTACTTATGGGCTTGTTCATTCTTAAACAAGCATATTGGTAAAGACACAATACAAACTACTCACATG AGACCAATTGTGGAAGAAGTTATAACAGCTGGTAGACAATTGGCTCAAAAGGGAAGGTGTCCTTTGATATATGAATGGCATGGGAAGAAATATTGGGGTGCTGCTCATGGACTCGCAGGAATCATGAATGTTTTAATGGACATGGAACTCAAACCAGATGAGGCAGAAGATGTAAAGGGTACACTACGCTACATGATTAAGAACCGTTTCTTGAGTGGCAATTATCCCTCCAGTGAAGGAAACGAATCTGACCGTCTTGTGCATTGGTGTCATGGTGCTCCTGGAGTAACTCTTACGCTTGTCAAAGCAGCCGAG GTTTTTGGGGATAAGGAATTTTCGCAAGCAGCTGAAGATGCAGGAGAAGTAGTATGGAAGAGGGGTCTTCTTAAGCGAGTTGGAATTTGTCACGGCATCAGTGGGAATACCTACGTCTTTCTTTCCTTATACAGATTGACAGGAAACAAGGAGTACTTGTACAAGGCTAAAGGATTTTCTTGCTTTCTACTTGATAGAGCGCAAAAGTTGATCGCCGAAGGAAAAATGCACGGTGGAGACCGTCCTTATTCCTTATTCGAAGGTCTTGGAGGAATGGCATATACTTTTCTAGACATGATTGATCCACAAGTGGCAAGGTTTCCTGGCTATGAACTTTGA
- the LOC131653650 gene encoding protochlorophyllide reductase, chloroplastic — MALQTASWLPASFSIPKEGKIGASLKDSTLFGVSFSDSLKVDFTSSALRCKRELRQKVGAVRAETAAPSTPAVNKSSSEGKKTLRKGNVVITGASSGLGLATAKALAESGKWHVIMACRDYLKAARAAKSAGLAKENYTIMHLDLASLDSVRQFVDNFRRSEMPLDVLINNAAVYFPTAKEPSFTADGFEISVGTNHLGHFLLSRLLLEDLKKSDYPSKRLIIVGSITGNTNTLAGNVPPKANLGDLRGLAGGLTGLNSSAMIDGGEFDGAKAYKDSKVCNMLTMQEFHRRYHEETGITFASLYPGCIATTGLFREHIPLFRTLFPPFQKYITKGYVSEEESGKRLAQVVSDPSLTKSGVYWSWNNASASFENQLSQEASDAEKARKVWEVSEKLVGLA, encoded by the exons ATGGCTCTTCAAACTGCTTCTTGGCTTCCTGCTTCTTTCTCCATTCCCAAAGAG GGGAAGATTGGTGCATCTCTCAAGGACTCAACTCTTTTTGGTGTTTCATTTTCCGATTCTTTGAAAGTTGATTTCACCTCTTCTGCATTGAGGTGTAAG AGGGAATTGCGACAAAAAGTTGGTGCTGTGAGGGCAGAGACAGCAGCTCCGTCCACTCCGGCAGTTAACAAGTCATCATCTGAAGGGAAGAAGACATTGAGGAAAGGAAATGTTGTAATCACTGGTGCTTCATCTGGTCTAGGCCTAGCGACTGCTAAGGCTTTGGCGGAATCAGGAAAATGGCATGTAATTATGGCTTGCAGGGATTATCTCAAAGCTGCAAGAGCTGCGAAATCTGCTGGATTGGCTAAGGAAAACTACACAATCATGCATTTAGACCTTGCGTCTCTTGACAGTGTTCGTCAGTTTGTTGATAATTTCAGGCGTTCTGAAATGCCATTGGATGTGCTTATTAACAATGCTGCTGTTTACTTTCCAACTGCTAAGGAACCTAGTTTCACGGCGGATGGGTTTGAAATTAGTGTCGGGACAAACCATCTCGGGCATTTTCTTCTTTCGCGCCTTTTGCTTGAGGACCTTAAAAAATCCGATTACCCTTCAAAGCGCTTGATCATTGTCGGCTCAATCACAG GTAACACAAACACGTTGGCTGGAAATGTACCTCCAAAGGCTAACCTCGGTGACTTGAGGGGACTTGCTGGTGGCTTGACTGGGCTTAACAGTTCGGCCATGATCGATGGTGGAGAGTTTGACGGTGCCAAGGCATACAAGGACAGCAAAGTTTGTAATATGCTCACAATGCAAGAGTTCCATAGAAGATATCACGAGGAAACTGGAATCACATTTGCTTCTCTTTACCCTGGTTGCATTGCCACAACAGGCTTGTTTAGAGAGCACATTCCCTTGTTCAGAACTCTCTTCCCCCCATTCCAAAAGTACATAACCAAAGGCTACGTCTCAGAGGAAGAGTCGGGAAAGAGACTTGCTCAG GTTGTAAGTGATCCAAGCCTAACAAAATCGGGTGTTTACTGGAGCTGGAATAACGCTTCTGCTTCATTTGAAAATCAACTATCACAAGAGGCCAGTGATGCCGAGAAGGCCCGCAAGGTGTGGGAGGTTAGTGAGAAGCTTGTTGGTTTGGCCTAA